A window from Zingiber officinale cultivar Zhangliang chromosome 7A, Zo_v1.1, whole genome shotgun sequence encodes these proteins:
- the LOC122002661 gene encoding glutathione S-transferase TCHQD-like has translation MQLYHHPYSMDSQKVRLALEEKGIDYTSYHVNPLTGKNMDVLFFRMNQSAKLPVFQNGSHIIFQAIDIIQYIEKLSVSLNGEDNPINTKVTEWVERIDLWSPKIFTLAHVPEKYRLFVSKFVRRVVIARMVQAPDLASVYHLKLREAYDTDEKLKNAENLKQSEEKLCHLLDDAEIQLGITKYLAGEDYTMADSMFIPVLARIVLLDLKEEYITCRPNVSAYYNMVKRRPSFKKVIGKYFQGWRKYKTLLRTWCFLHIRDLFRRY, from the exons ATGCAGCTCTATCATCATCCTTACTCAATGGACAGTCAGAAAGTGAGGTTAGCACTGGAAGAGAAAGGGATTGATTACACATCTTATCATGTTAATCCTTTAACTGGGAAGAACATGGATGTCTTGTTCTTTCGCATGAATCAATCTGCAAAACTTCCTGTCTTCCAAAATGGTTCCCATATCATTTTCCAAGCCATTGATATTATCCA GTACATAGAGAAGCTCTCTGTGTCTCTGAATGGTGAGGACAATCCCATTAACACAAAGGTCACAGAATGGGTGGAGAGAATTGATCTATGGAGTCCCAAAATATTCACTCTGGCTCATGTCCCAGAAAAGTATCGactatttgtttccaaatttgTTCGCCGTGTAGTGATTGCTCGGATGGTCCAAGCTCCAGATCTAGCTAGTGTTTACCACTTAAAACTTCGAGAAGCCTATGATACAGATGAGAAGTTGAAGAACGCTGAAAATCTGAAACAAAGTGAGGAAAAACTCTGTCATCTTCTTGATGATGCAGAAATACAGTTGGGCATTACAAAGTATCTTGCTGGAGAAGATTATACCATGGCTGACTCCATGTTTATTCCTGTTTTGGCACGAATAGTTCTACTGGATCTTAAAGAGGAATACATCACTTGCAGGCCCAATGTATCAGCTTATTATAACATGGTTAAGCGGAGGCCAAGCTTCAAAAAGGTAATTGGGAAGTACTTCCAAGGTTGGAGGAAGTACAAAACACTTCTCAGAACATGGTGCTTTCTTCACATAAGAGACTTGTTCAGAAGGTACTAG
- the LOC122002662 gene encoding probable receptor-like serine/threonine-protein kinase At5g57670 yields the protein MKIQVLEEEEETTTTTTKKKKSSSSSKMPAQELQPAGLKESQEKTQPNDAGGGGGKTLVVGFKMEADSRELLTWALVKHADAGDRVVALHILPLTPPDASEDGLSCSYRPLLSLIKEFDAMLAVYEGFCNLKKVELKMKIARGLSVRKVLVREAISYRAGKLVVGVSKNDRGIGCSFNSVAKYCARKLPQDCSVYAVSNGKTVFKREASAVSRLVEDKKTHNEAKIITTAYAGGQTLYGSYSKLRNARTRPSNLNKSSSVFCEIIERCDGSATQGILTVEAKEQRFVMSDKDPSLERKPEPASASSSSISLLVHEEDSPGWPLLRKLVSPDTRAVPADGSKNSVLQWAMRLPSRFSAASTVHPDSKPMHSHFVEEEREFPKELEHLRDRCSSVCRLFSYNELAHMTSGFSPDKLIGKGGSSHVYKGCLSDGKELAVKILKPSVDVMNEFVTEIEIMTSLHHKNIVSLVGFCIEEGNLMLVYNFLPRGSLEDNLHGDRLSKNYLGWSERYKVAVGIAEALNYLHGASNAQPVIHRDVKSSNILLSEDFEPLLADFGLAKWASLSTSQLICSDVAGTFGYLAPEYFMYGKVNEKIDVYAFGVVLLELLSGRKPVSTSCPKGQESLVLWAMPILQGGEVKELLDPRLRTSYNEAQLECIILAISLCIKRASRSRPHITFVLKLLKGDDEVLRLAKSQVQNSKESEGLDDEGVFGNNDIQSHIALALEHIKDGSSSGSGIEPPMASLSLKEYLRIG from the exons ATGAAGATCCAAGTgctcgaggaggaggaggagacgacgacgacgacaacgaagaagaagaaaagcagcAGCTCATCGAAGATGCCGGCGCAGGAGCTGCAACCGGCTGGCCTAAAAGAGTCGCAGGAGAAGACGCAGCCGAACGATGCAGGCGGAGGCGGCGGGAAGACCCTGGTGGTGGGATTCAAGATGGAAGCCGATAGCCGGGAACTCCTCACCTGGGCCCTCGTCAAACACGCCGACGCCGGCGATCGCGTCGTCGCCCTGCACATCCTCCCCTTAACCCCACCCG ACGCGTCGGAGGACGGCCTCAGCTGCTCCTATCGACCTCTCTTGTCTCTCATCAAAGAGTTCGACGCTATGCTCGCAGTCTACGAGGGATTCTGCAACCTAAAAAAG GTTGAGTTAAAGATGAAGATAGCCCGAGGGCTCTCCGTCCGTAAAGTTTTGGTCCGCGAAGCCATCTCCTACCGAGCCGGCAAGCTTGTCGTAGGCGTCTCCAAGAACGATCGTGGCATCGG GTGTTCATTCAACTCGGTCGCCAAGTACTGTGCGAGGAAGCTACCTCAAGATTGCTCTGTTTACGCGGTGAGCAACGGCAAGACCGTGTTCAAGAGAGAAGCCTCGGCGGTTTCTCGGCTCGTAG AGGATAAGAAAACCCACAACGAAGCTAAGATCATCACAACAGCATATGCAGGTGGGCAAACCTTGTATGGGAGCTACTCAAAGCTCCGGAATGCAAGAACAAGACCCTCTAATCTGAACAAAAGCAGCTCTGTTTTCTGTGAGATCATAGAGAGATGTGATGGCTCGGCAACTCAAGGAATTCTCACAGTGGAGGCAAAGGAGCAGCGGTTTGTGATGTCTGACAAGGATCCGTCTTTGGAGAGGAAACCTGAGCCTGCATCTGCTTCTTCAAGCTCCATTTCATTGCTTGTTCATGAGGAAGACAGTCCTGGTTGGCCTCTCCTCAGAAAATTAGTGTCACCTGACACCCGAGCTGTTCCAGCTGATGGATCGAAGAACTCGGTGCTTCAATGGGCGATGCGTCTGCCAAGTCGATTCTCAGCAGCATCCACAGTTCATCCTGACTCCAAGCCCATGCACTCACATTTTgtagaagaagaaagggaatttCCCAAGGAATTGGAACATCTCCGAGACAGGTGCTCATCAGTTTGTAGATTGTTCAGCTACAATGAACTCGCTCATATGACTTCTGGCTTCTCACCAG ATAAACTGATTGGCAAAGGAGGTAGCAGTCATGTTTATAAAGGGTGTCTTTCAGATGGCAAGGAATTGGCTGTGAAAATCCTAAAACCCTCCGTGGATGTGATGAATGAATTTGTAACAGAAATAGAGATCATGACATCCTTGCATCATAAGAACATTGTTTCTTTGGTTGGATTTTGCATTGAAGAGGGGAATCTCATGTTAGTCTATAATTTCTTACCAAGAGGTAGTTTAGAGGACAACCTTCATG GTGATAGATTGAGCAAAAATTATCTTGGCTGGTCTGAGAGGTACAAGGTGGCAGTGGGCATCGCTGAGGCATTGAATTATCTGCATGGAGCCAGCAATGCTCAACCTGTTATCCATAGAGACGTAAAGTCCTCCAACATTCTTTTGTCAGAAGATTTTGAACCTCTG TTGGCTGATTTTGGACTTGCTAAATGGGCATCACTTTCAACATCACAACTGATATGTAGTGATGTAGCAGGAACTTTCGG ATATTTGGCTCCAGAATATTTCATGTATGGAAAGGTGAATGAAAAAATTGACGTCTACGCATTTGGTGTGGTACTTCTGGAGCTTCTCTCAGGAAGGAAACCTGTCAGCACAAGTTGCCCCAAGGGCCAAGAGAGTTTGGTTTTGTGG GCAATGCCAATCCTCCAAGGTGGAGAAGTTAAGGAGCTTCTCGATCCACGTTTAAGAACTAGTTACAATGAGGCCCAACTGGAGTGTATCATCCTAGCCATCTCCCTCTGTATTAAGCGTGCCTCTCGATCTCGGCCTCATATAACATTT GTGCTGAAACTACTGAAAGGTGATGATGAGGTTTTACGATTGGCGAAATCACAAGTTCAAAATTCAAAAGAGTCGGAGGGGTTGGACGATGAGGGGGTATTTGGAAATAACGACATCCAATCTCATATTGCTCTTGCTTTGGAACATATAAAAGATGGCTCGTCATCGGGTAGCGGCATAGAGCCACCAATGGCAAGCTTATCCCTCAAGGAGTATCT GAGGATTGGATGA